In Leptospira kirschneri serovar Cynopteri str. 3522 CT, the genomic stretch CGTAATATGCTCATATCAGACGCTTATGGAGGTTACAGGCTATTCTAGACCTACAGTCGCAAGAGCGATCAAGCACCTCAAGGACAATAATTGGATCGATACTGTCAAAGTTGGAAGTGCTACGGCGTATTGCGTCAATGCTCAAATAGCTTGGAGAGCTGCTAACAATCAGCGGCATTATGCGATTTTTTCATCAACCGTAGTTGCAACTTCTACCGAAAATCCAGACTTCGAGGGAGATCGCAAGCTACGCAACATTCCTCACGAACTTAACTCGTTAATCGGAAAATCAATCCAGCAGGGCATTCCTGATGATATTGACGAATACGAACC encodes the following:
- a CDS encoding replication/maintenance protein RepL → MENSSNNNQKSTEKQSSTHHIDPKLAPKENANFVQIKDNSLRAIQGLIQKSPVSAQILFFFIEKMGKLNNSVICSYQTLMEVTGYSRPTVARAIKHLKDNNWIDTVKVGSATAYCVNAQIAWRAANNQRHYAIFSSTVVATSTENPDFEGDRKLRNIPHELNSLIGKSIQQGIPDDIDEYEPEELEDPELDYRTLM